The DNA window CCGGCGTCATCACCGACGACGACGACGCGCCCACCACGGCCGCGCTGAGCGCGGACCCGGTCAGGGTGTTCGAGGGGGCCGGCCCGACGACCATCAGGGTAACCGCCACCCTGGGCGGAAGCGCCGCCTTCGACCGGGACACCGACGTCACCGTCAGCGTGGGCAAGGCCGCCGACGCCGCCGTGTCGGGCACCGACTACACCGCCGTGGACCCCTTCACCGTGACCATATCGGCTGGGGAGGCCACCGGGTCGGCGGAATTCGACCTGGATCCCACCGACGACGCCCTGGACGAGGCCGACGAGGCGCTGACCCTCACCGGGACGGCGGCGGGACTCACGGTGGCGGACACCGCCGTCAGCATCGCCGACGGCGACGACGCCCCGGTTCTTTCCATCGCCGGCGGGAGCGCGACCGAGGGGAGCGTCGTCCGGTTCACCGTCACGCTGACGCCAGCCTCCTCCCAGGACGTGACGGCGCGCTGGCAGACCGCCGCCGACGTCCAGGGTTCCCGCCCGGCCACGGCGGACGTGGACTACACGGCGGTGAGCCCGGCCCGGACGCTGATCATCGCCGCGGGCGAGACCTCCGCCGTGGTGGCGGTGGCGACCCTCCAGGACGCCGTGGCCGAGGGCAGCGAGACCTTCCTGGCGACGCTCTCCGACCCGGTCAACGCCACCCTGTCTCCCACTGCCTCCCAGGCGGTGGGAACCATCGACGACGACGACGCGGCCCCCACCGGAGCCAGCCTGAGCGCCAGCCCGGCCAGCGTGGGCGAGGCCGACGGGGCCACGGAGATCACGGTGACGGCCACCCTGGACGGCAGCGTCGCCTTCGCCGGAGACACCGGCGTCACGGTCAGCGTGGGCCAGGCCGGGGATTCGGCGGCGTCGGGTACGGACTACGCCGCCGTGGACGACTTCACCGTCACCATTGCGGCGGGACAACAGAGCGGCCAGGGAACGTTCTCGCTGTCGCCCACGGACGACGCGCGGTACGAAGGGGCGGAGACCCTCACGCTGACGGGCGCGGCCTCGGGACTGACCGTATCCGGCGCCGCCGTGACCATCACCGACGACGACCCCCTGCCGCAGGTCACGCTGATCCTGACTCCCGGCAGCATTTCGGAGAGCGCCGGAAGCGCCGGCGCCAGCTACGTGACCGCCCAACTGAGCCAGTCCCTGCCTCAGGACGTCTCCCTCAGCGTATCCGCCCAGCCGGTGGCGCCGGCCACTGCGGACCATTTCGTCCTGAGCTCGAACCGGGTTCTCACCATCGGGGCGGGCAAGACCGCCAGCTCGGGCGTAGTGACCATAACGGCCGTGGACGACGCCGTTGACGGCCCGGACCGGCAGGTGTCCGTGGCCGCTTCGCTGGTTGAAGCCGCGCCCGTCCAGCCGCCCGTCATACAGACGCTGACCATCGTGGACGACGACTTCACCGGCCCGGCCGACGCCACGGCGAGCTTCGAGAGAACTTCCTACGTCCTCGAGGAGGACGATTCCGACGGGATCGAGGTGGCCGTCATCCTGGACCAGGCCGTCCCGTCGGAGGTGAAGGTCCGGGTGCAGCTGCATTCCGCCAGCGCCGTCGTCGGCCGCCAGGGGGACGTGTGGGCGCGCTCCGAAGAGGTCGCCTTCGCCCCCGGGGAAACCCGGAAGACCGTCACCCTGTTCCCGGTGGACAACAACATAGTCGAACCGGAGGAGAGCCTGACCCTCTCCCTGGTGGCCGTATTGGGCCGGGTGGCCACGGGCCCCAGCGCGACCGTCACCCTGGCCGACGACGACCAGGCCGTGGTCCATATCATCGGCGGCACGCCTCAGGTGGAGGAGGGAAGCCAGGGAACCATCCAGATCTCCATGAGCAAGCCCCACCAGGAGGACGTGGCCATGGACTGCGTGGTGGACGGCACCGCCACCCCGGGAGAGGACTACGCGACCCTGCCCCACCGGATCGTCATCCCGGCAGGGAGCCAGAAGCTCACGGTCACGGTGGAGACGATGGACGACGACGTTGCCGAGGACACCGAGACCTTCGTGTTCATCATCGCCAATCCCGTCGGCGACGGCGTGACCATTGCGCCCGACCGGTCCCGGCACACCATGA is part of the Chloroflexota bacterium genome and encodes:
- a CDS encoding DUF5006 domain-containing protein, whose protein sequence is SSGSLTVSDGTVAITDDDGKTVDPSTRILKEATLVLEAVGLESDSAWVEGSWLTLRLTMSQAQDFEVIIPIEIAPDTAEFEPAACDMIPISAHLGPGFDSGVDRELYQKCDYVPHPEMRHGHDEDGNEVIGIRVPAGETKWFGSIGARQDDDPDNETLTLALSADLPDKLTPGDSASLALTIVDDHFMPQVSVADAPGVTEGDDPDAATDLSFAVSLSDFAAGYVTAHYVLGGTATSPADYRDPGSGSVVIPEGSKTADIVIPVVGDLVDEADETVTVTLTGATKGTVSPDEFTATGVITDDDDAPTTAALSADPVRVFEGAGPTTIRVTATLGGSAAFDRDTDVTVSVGKAADAAVSGTDYTAVDPFTVTISAGEATGSAEFDLDPTDDALDEADEALTLTGTAAGLTVADTAVSIADGDDAPVLSIAGGSATEGSVVRFTVTLTPASSQDVTARWQTAADVQGSRPATADVDYTAVSPARTLIIAAGETSAVVAVATLQDAVAEGSETFLATLSDPVNATLSPTASQAVGTIDDDDAAPTGASLSASPASVGEADGATEITVTATLDGSVAFAGDTGVTVSVGQAGDSAASGTDYAAVDDFTVTIAAGQQSGQGTFSLSPTDDARYEGAETLTLTGAASGLTVSGAAVTITDDDPLPQVTLILTPGSISESAGSAGASYVTAQLSQSLPQDVSLSVSAQPVAPATADHFVLSSNRVLTIGAGKTASSGVVTITAVDDAVDGPDRQVSVAASLVEAAPVQPPVIQTLTIVDDDFTGPADATASFERTSYVLEEDDSDGIEVAVILDQAVPSEVKVRVQLHSASAVVGRQGDVWARSEEVAFAPGETRKTVTLFPVDNNIVEPEESLTLSLVAVLGRVATGPSATVTLADDDQAVVHIIGGTPQVEEGSQGTIQISMSKPHQEDVAMDCVVDGTATPGEDYATLPHRIVIPAGSQKLTVTVETMDDDVAEDTETFVFIIANPVGDGVTIAPDRSRHTMNIMDDDQGTPPEISITAGSGITEGGDASFTVTASPAPAA